One segment of Manduca sexta isolate Smith_Timp_Sample1 chromosome 27, JHU_Msex_v1.0, whole genome shotgun sequence DNA contains the following:
- the LOC115446052 gene encoding alpha-mannosidase 2-like isoform X1 produces the protein MVLRHQVYLLVVVLSSFCSTKVESYEKTLRKIVRNQSKMVQRPFSDSSRGSTIARNLTANIKFNEALMFPDYVQTKTFVNKMQRPKMTTILSSIQPGRGMMAYSKTKIGKNENVLTNELRLARNTFPNISMMPPPEADNVLFPNQINNSDIKGFYQISTPNRFFSTSDEHDLQSVEQKMHEKNSIVLPQHSNKDNNSSLMKSIFIPNIEPKQYVHKKDIPDADPESEKADFLLEEVPAEFNSLYSYNISHNSHICTVINEIKADIDAQEKFGEFNIEPQWMQKKHFWNSVFDSRYESLMRNAKWPPLKVLLIPRTHVDTIWKHSFERYHNDSVNRILSNLVKKLQFYSSLTFTWNEVSHLSHWWKTTSQKSRLSFRKLLKSERLEITTGGWVETDEATTHLFGLVHQLIEGHQWLKHNLNYVPKVAWLTNTVTHSPTMAYILSASGVSQLVITNVHYSWEKYLAEYQISDFIWLQNWDGDKSSSTFLNEVLNKLGNDHYPKHSVFTHYIQFNSADFKACGPNKEICITNYNFAKAPRNMDINMYNVKEKAERLLEQYSKSGTLSPHNVIMAPIGGPFRYESQPEFDYQYNNYQKIADFVNINRDIYKATINFGTPKDYFANIFSKHTNYPTLKGDFFNFADISSGNPAYWTGFFTTRPFTKILLRRLQSTLRTTELLLSFAISLNAFRGYNASSVFELLIKARENVARLGDRNVVSGTLTVTALKYAHNLMVTTAKNCWYIQELSVSLLSVKSNEKVPNLQKYVYRDGEFMSIFKTVTPGDHIYIFNSLSHERTEVVELITRYPNIRIVDHNRKEITKQINPIWTYNSDNYIKISRSFYKVIFAVAIPPMTLELLKIKETYDASQSAAALYCVSCVVDDIASNVSIFPFNIQPLQTGDIQLESYKHRLIFDEATGFLKRIVEKETNTQKTFVLDYGAFRVSDRNSGMFLFNTNVTKPLHDILHPYKIGIRSKIILIMSGQVATELVTVYGRFLQHTTKIYNLINSPLSAAIYIESKVDYEISPKNRELELFMTIQADVTNGNPPEIFTDNNSFQYTRRVLNISRRVESNMYPMTSMTYIQDEKSRLTIITDHAQGVTALQEGQILVMLDRRILFNDGRGTNEGLADSSVTCHRHFVLLENFVEPANIFGQAPMHSQINLPSMSAIYLANSLNYLLDIYMVDKNETELSHYGFLPLIKMPFPCDVALINYRIVLSAGHLQHLTPNVALMTLHRQGISCRMDRSTHFYCNSDTKFQIDKILRNVKAVYQTNLVGTNKGVPLFNFNFANFPPMELITLRIHF, from the exons ATGGTCTTGAGACATCAAGTGTATTTGCTAGTTGTGGTATTATCTTCATTTTGCTCTACAAAAGTAGAGAGTTATGAAAAAA CACTACGCAAAATTGTCCGAAACCAATCTAAAATGGTGCAACGGCCATTCAGTGATAGCAGCAGAGGTAGTACTATTGCAAGAAATTTGACGGCAAACATTAAGTTTAATGAAGCACTCATGTTCCCTGATTACGTTCAGACTAagacatttgtaaataaaatgcaaagGCCGAAGATGACAACCATTTTGTCATCCATTCAGCCGGGAAGAGGCATGATGGCGTATTCTAAAACGAAAATcggtaaaaatgaaaatgtgTTAACAAATGAACTTCGATTGGCAAGAAATACTTTTCCAAATATATCTATGATGCCTCCACCAGAGGCagataatgttttgtttccgaatcaaataaataattcagatATCAAGGGCTTCTATCAAATTTCGACGCCCAACAGATTCTTTTCGACAAGTGACGAACACGATTTGCAAAGTGTTGAACAAAAAATGCACGAAAAAAACTCTATTGTGCTACCACAACATTCAAATAAAGACAACAACAGCTCATtgatgaaaagtatatttataccTAACATAGAACCGAAACAATATGTGCACAAAAAGGATATCCCAGATGCAGATCCAGAAAGCGAAAAGGCAGACTTCTTGCTTGAAGAAGTACCTGCAGAATTCAATTCTCTTTACAGTTACAATATTTCACACAACTCACACATTTGTACCGTTATAAATGAGATAAAAGCCGATATTGACGCACAAGAAAAATTTGGCGAGTTTAATATTGAG CCTCAGTGGATgcaaaaaaaacacttttggAATAGTGTATTCGATAGCCGTTATGAATCTCTTATGAGAAATGCAAAATGGCCACCATTGAAG gTACTATTAATTCCTAGAACACATGTAGATACCATATGGAAACACTCCTTCGAAAGATATCATAATGATTCAGTCAACAGGATTCTATCAAATTTAGTAaagaaattacaattttattcaagCTTAACGTTTACATGGAACGAGGTATCCCATTTGAGCCATTGGTGGAAAACAACGTCGCAAAAAAGCCGTTTG AGCTTTCGCAAGCTGCTTAAATCCGAAAGATTGGAAATAACGACAGGTGGTTGGGTGGAAACTGACGAAGCAACTACACATTTGTTTGGGCTTGTCCATCAACTTATTGAAG GTCATCAGTGGCTTAAACATAATCTCAATTATGTTCCGAAGGTGGCATGGTTAACAAATACAGTGACACATAGCCCGACAATGGCTTATATTCTGTCAGCATCCGGAGTATCGCAGCTGGTAATCACTAACGTCCACTATTCCTGGGAGAAATACTTAGCCGAATACCAAATAAGTGATTTCATATGGCTGCAAAATTGGGACGGTGACAAATCATCCTCCACGTTTCTTAATGAAGTACTTAACAAACTTGGTAACGACCATTATCCAAAGCATTCAGTTTTTACTCATTATATACAATTCAATTCGGCTGACTTTAAGGCTTGTGGtccaaataaagaaatttgtattacaaattataatttcgcCAAGGCCCCTCGGAATAtggatataaatatgtataatgttaAAGAAAAAGCCGAGAGGTTGCTTGAACAATATTCAAAATCGGGAACATTATCTCCTCATAACGTTATAATGGCGCCTATAGGCGGTCCTTTTCGGTACGAGTCTCAACCAGAATTTGACTATCAATATAACAATTACCAAAAAATAGCTGACTTTGTCAATATTAATCGGGATATCTACAAGGCCACTATTAATTTTGGAACACCTAAagattattttgctaatatattttCGAAACATACTAATTATCCAACATTAAAAGGCGACTTTTTCAACTTCGCTGATATAAGTTCAGGTAATCCCGCCTACTGGACAGGATTCTTCACAACTAGACCTTTCACCAAGATTTTGTTGAGGCGCCTTCAATCGACGCTACGCACTACAGAATTATTATTGTCTTTTGCTATTAGTCTTAATGCGTTTAGGGGATACAATGCATCGTCTGTTTTCGAACTCTTGATAAAAGCTAGAGAAAATGTGGCCAGGTTAGGAGATCGCAATGTTGTTAGTGGCACATTAACGGTAACCGCCTTAAAGTATGCACATAATTTAATGGTGACAACTGCTAAAAACTGTTGGTATATACAAGAGCTCTCTGTGAGTTTGTTAAGCGTTAAATCAAATGAAAAAGTTCCCAATCtccaaaaatatgtatacagaGATGGTGAATTTAtgtctatttttaaaacagtaaCGCCAGGAGatcatatatacatatttaactCTTTGAGTCACGAAAGGACGGAAGTAGTAGAATTAATAACTAGATATCCAAACATTCGAATTGTAGATCACAACAGAAAAGAAATAACTAAGCAAATCAATCCTATCTGGACATATAATTCggataattacataaaaatctcaAGAAGTTTTTATAAGGTTATTTTCGCTGTTGCTATACCCCCGATGACTTTAgaattattaaagataaaagaaaCTTACGACGCATCACAAAGTGCCGCAGCATTGTATTGTGTATCGTGTGTAGTTGACGATATTGCTAGTAATGTTTCCATATTTCCTTTCAACATTCAGCCACTACAAACAGGTGACATACAGTTGGAAAGTTATAAACACAGGCTTATATTCGATGAAGCGACTGGCTTTCTCAAACGAATAGtagaaaaagaaacaaacactCAAAAGACGTTCGTTTTAGATTATGGTGCATTTAGAGTTTCGGATCGAAATTCAGGAATGTTTTTATTCAACACAAATGTTACAAAACCTCTGCATGACATTCTACACCCCTATAAGATAGGCATTCGCTCCAAAATCATTCTGATAATGTCAGGTCAAGTGGCCACCGAATTAGTTACAGTCTATGGACGCTTTCTGCAACATACAACCAAAATATACAATTTGATTAATAGCCCTCTATCTGCAGCTATTTACATCGAAAGTAAAGTAGATTATGAAATCTCTCCGAAGAACAGGGAATTGGAATTATTTATGACGATACAAGCTGACGTCACAAATGGAAATCCACCGGAAATTTTTACAGACAACAATAGTTTTCAATATACCCGACGTGTTTTGAATATAAGTAGACGTGTTGAATCCAACATGTACCCAATGACGAGCATGACGTACATACAAGATGAGAAAAGTCGGCTTACGATTATTACTGACCATGCTCAAGGAGTGACTGCCCTGCAGGAAGGGCAGATATTAGTAATGTTAGACAGACGCATCCTCTTTAACGATGGTCGCGGAACAAATGAGGGCCTCGCAGATAGCAGCGTCACTTGCCACCGACATTTTGTTCTATTAGAAAACTTTGTTGAACCAGCGAATATATTTGGTCAAGCGCCAATGCACAGCCAAATTAATCTACCAAGTATGTCAGCTATTTATCTCGCGAAttctttaaattacttattagacATATACATGGTAGATAAGAATGAGACTGAGTTGTCACATTACGGCTTTTTACCACTAATAAAAATGCCTTTTCCTTGTGATGTAGCATTGATTAACTATAGAATTGTATTGAGTGCCGGGCACTTGCAGCATCTGACTCCAAACGTTGCTTTAATGACTTTGCACAGACAAGGCATTTCGTGCCGAATGGATCGTTCAACACATTTCTACTGCAACAGTGATACGAAATTCCAAATAGACAAGATACTTCGTAACGTAAAAGCCGTTTATCAAACAAATTTAGTCGGCACCAACAAAGGTGTCccgttatttaatttcaattttgccAACTTTCCTCCAATGGAATTGATTACACTAcggatacatttttaa
- the LOC115446052 gene encoding alpha-mannosidase 2-like isoform X2: protein MVQRPFSDSSRGSTIARNLTANIKFNEALMFPDYVQTKTFVNKMQRPKMTTILSSIQPGRGMMAYSKTKIGKNENVLTNELRLARNTFPNISMMPPPEADNVLFPNQINNSDIKGFYQISTPNRFFSTSDEHDLQSVEQKMHEKNSIVLPQHSNKDNNSSLMKSIFIPNIEPKQYVHKKDIPDADPESEKADFLLEEVPAEFNSLYSYNISHNSHICTVINEIKADIDAQEKFGEFNIEPQWMQKKHFWNSVFDSRYESLMRNAKWPPLKVLLIPRTHVDTIWKHSFERYHNDSVNRILSNLVKKLQFYSSLTFTWNEVSHLSHWWKTTSQKSRLSFRKLLKSERLEITTGGWVETDEATTHLFGLVHQLIEGHQWLKHNLNYVPKVAWLTNTVTHSPTMAYILSASGVSQLVITNVHYSWEKYLAEYQISDFIWLQNWDGDKSSSTFLNEVLNKLGNDHYPKHSVFTHYIQFNSADFKACGPNKEICITNYNFAKAPRNMDINMYNVKEKAERLLEQYSKSGTLSPHNVIMAPIGGPFRYESQPEFDYQYNNYQKIADFVNINRDIYKATINFGTPKDYFANIFSKHTNYPTLKGDFFNFADISSGNPAYWTGFFTTRPFTKILLRRLQSTLRTTELLLSFAISLNAFRGYNASSVFELLIKARENVARLGDRNVVSGTLTVTALKYAHNLMVTTAKNCWYIQELSVSLLSVKSNEKVPNLQKYVYRDGEFMSIFKTVTPGDHIYIFNSLSHERTEVVELITRYPNIRIVDHNRKEITKQINPIWTYNSDNYIKISRSFYKVIFAVAIPPMTLELLKIKETYDASQSAAALYCVSCVVDDIASNVSIFPFNIQPLQTGDIQLESYKHRLIFDEATGFLKRIVEKETNTQKTFVLDYGAFRVSDRNSGMFLFNTNVTKPLHDILHPYKIGIRSKIILIMSGQVATELVTVYGRFLQHTTKIYNLINSPLSAAIYIESKVDYEISPKNRELELFMTIQADVTNGNPPEIFTDNNSFQYTRRVLNISRRVESNMYPMTSMTYIQDEKSRLTIITDHAQGVTALQEGQILVMLDRRILFNDGRGTNEGLADSSVTCHRHFVLLENFVEPANIFGQAPMHSQINLPSMSAIYLANSLNYLLDIYMVDKNETELSHYGFLPLIKMPFPCDVALINYRIVLSAGHLQHLTPNVALMTLHRQGISCRMDRSTHFYCNSDTKFQIDKILRNVKAVYQTNLVGTNKGVPLFNFNFANFPPMELITLRIHF from the exons ATGGTGCAACGGCCATTCAGTGATAGCAGCAGAGGTAGTACTATTGCAAGAAATTTGACGGCAAACATTAAGTTTAATGAAGCACTCATGTTCCCTGATTACGTTCAGACTAagacatttgtaaataaaatgcaaagGCCGAAGATGACAACCATTTTGTCATCCATTCAGCCGGGAAGAGGCATGATGGCGTATTCTAAAACGAAAATcggtaaaaatgaaaatgtgTTAACAAATGAACTTCGATTGGCAAGAAATACTTTTCCAAATATATCTATGATGCCTCCACCAGAGGCagataatgttttgtttccgaatcaaataaataattcagatATCAAGGGCTTCTATCAAATTTCGACGCCCAACAGATTCTTTTCGACAAGTGACGAACACGATTTGCAAAGTGTTGAACAAAAAATGCACGAAAAAAACTCTATTGTGCTACCACAACATTCAAATAAAGACAACAACAGCTCATtgatgaaaagtatatttataccTAACATAGAACCGAAACAATATGTGCACAAAAAGGATATCCCAGATGCAGATCCAGAAAGCGAAAAGGCAGACTTCTTGCTTGAAGAAGTACCTGCAGAATTCAATTCTCTTTACAGTTACAATATTTCACACAACTCACACATTTGTACCGTTATAAATGAGATAAAAGCCGATATTGACGCACAAGAAAAATTTGGCGAGTTTAATATTGAG CCTCAGTGGATgcaaaaaaaacacttttggAATAGTGTATTCGATAGCCGTTATGAATCTCTTATGAGAAATGCAAAATGGCCACCATTGAAG gTACTATTAATTCCTAGAACACATGTAGATACCATATGGAAACACTCCTTCGAAAGATATCATAATGATTCAGTCAACAGGATTCTATCAAATTTAGTAaagaaattacaattttattcaagCTTAACGTTTACATGGAACGAGGTATCCCATTTGAGCCATTGGTGGAAAACAACGTCGCAAAAAAGCCGTTTG AGCTTTCGCAAGCTGCTTAAATCCGAAAGATTGGAAATAACGACAGGTGGTTGGGTGGAAACTGACGAAGCAACTACACATTTGTTTGGGCTTGTCCATCAACTTATTGAAG GTCATCAGTGGCTTAAACATAATCTCAATTATGTTCCGAAGGTGGCATGGTTAACAAATACAGTGACACATAGCCCGACAATGGCTTATATTCTGTCAGCATCCGGAGTATCGCAGCTGGTAATCACTAACGTCCACTATTCCTGGGAGAAATACTTAGCCGAATACCAAATAAGTGATTTCATATGGCTGCAAAATTGGGACGGTGACAAATCATCCTCCACGTTTCTTAATGAAGTACTTAACAAACTTGGTAACGACCATTATCCAAAGCATTCAGTTTTTACTCATTATATACAATTCAATTCGGCTGACTTTAAGGCTTGTGGtccaaataaagaaatttgtattacaaattataatttcgcCAAGGCCCCTCGGAATAtggatataaatatgtataatgttaAAGAAAAAGCCGAGAGGTTGCTTGAACAATATTCAAAATCGGGAACATTATCTCCTCATAACGTTATAATGGCGCCTATAGGCGGTCCTTTTCGGTACGAGTCTCAACCAGAATTTGACTATCAATATAACAATTACCAAAAAATAGCTGACTTTGTCAATATTAATCGGGATATCTACAAGGCCACTATTAATTTTGGAACACCTAAagattattttgctaatatattttCGAAACATACTAATTATCCAACATTAAAAGGCGACTTTTTCAACTTCGCTGATATAAGTTCAGGTAATCCCGCCTACTGGACAGGATTCTTCACAACTAGACCTTTCACCAAGATTTTGTTGAGGCGCCTTCAATCGACGCTACGCACTACAGAATTATTATTGTCTTTTGCTATTAGTCTTAATGCGTTTAGGGGATACAATGCATCGTCTGTTTTCGAACTCTTGATAAAAGCTAGAGAAAATGTGGCCAGGTTAGGAGATCGCAATGTTGTTAGTGGCACATTAACGGTAACCGCCTTAAAGTATGCACATAATTTAATGGTGACAACTGCTAAAAACTGTTGGTATATACAAGAGCTCTCTGTGAGTTTGTTAAGCGTTAAATCAAATGAAAAAGTTCCCAATCtccaaaaatatgtatacagaGATGGTGAATTTAtgtctatttttaaaacagtaaCGCCAGGAGatcatatatacatatttaactCTTTGAGTCACGAAAGGACGGAAGTAGTAGAATTAATAACTAGATATCCAAACATTCGAATTGTAGATCACAACAGAAAAGAAATAACTAAGCAAATCAATCCTATCTGGACATATAATTCggataattacataaaaatctcaAGAAGTTTTTATAAGGTTATTTTCGCTGTTGCTATACCCCCGATGACTTTAgaattattaaagataaaagaaaCTTACGACGCATCACAAAGTGCCGCAGCATTGTATTGTGTATCGTGTGTAGTTGACGATATTGCTAGTAATGTTTCCATATTTCCTTTCAACATTCAGCCACTACAAACAGGTGACATACAGTTGGAAAGTTATAAACACAGGCTTATATTCGATGAAGCGACTGGCTTTCTCAAACGAATAGtagaaaaagaaacaaacactCAAAAGACGTTCGTTTTAGATTATGGTGCATTTAGAGTTTCGGATCGAAATTCAGGAATGTTTTTATTCAACACAAATGTTACAAAACCTCTGCATGACATTCTACACCCCTATAAGATAGGCATTCGCTCCAAAATCATTCTGATAATGTCAGGTCAAGTGGCCACCGAATTAGTTACAGTCTATGGACGCTTTCTGCAACATACAACCAAAATATACAATTTGATTAATAGCCCTCTATCTGCAGCTATTTACATCGAAAGTAAAGTAGATTATGAAATCTCTCCGAAGAACAGGGAATTGGAATTATTTATGACGATACAAGCTGACGTCACAAATGGAAATCCACCGGAAATTTTTACAGACAACAATAGTTTTCAATATACCCGACGTGTTTTGAATATAAGTAGACGTGTTGAATCCAACATGTACCCAATGACGAGCATGACGTACATACAAGATGAGAAAAGTCGGCTTACGATTATTACTGACCATGCTCAAGGAGTGACTGCCCTGCAGGAAGGGCAGATATTAGTAATGTTAGACAGACGCATCCTCTTTAACGATGGTCGCGGAACAAATGAGGGCCTCGCAGATAGCAGCGTCACTTGCCACCGACATTTTGTTCTATTAGAAAACTTTGTTGAACCAGCGAATATATTTGGTCAAGCGCCAATGCACAGCCAAATTAATCTACCAAGTATGTCAGCTATTTATCTCGCGAAttctttaaattacttattagacATATACATGGTAGATAAGAATGAGACTGAGTTGTCACATTACGGCTTTTTACCACTAATAAAAATGCCTTTTCCTTGTGATGTAGCATTGATTAACTATAGAATTGTATTGAGTGCCGGGCACTTGCAGCATCTGACTCCAAACGTTGCTTTAATGACTTTGCACAGACAAGGCATTTCGTGCCGAATGGATCGTTCAACACATTTCTACTGCAACAGTGATACGAAATTCCAAATAGACAAGATACTTCGTAACGTAAAAGCCGTTTATCAAACAAATTTAGTCGGCACCAACAAAGGTGTCccgttatttaatttcaattttgccAACTTTCCTCCAATGGAATTGATTACACTAcggatacatttttaa